A stretch of Aristophania vespae DNA encodes these proteins:
- a CDS encoding NAD(P)H-hydrate dehydratase, with protein MSHSLSLSAPILHPRALLTPAETREMDQAASLNIEDLMVNAGTMAARIIRQNYKPLKILVACGPGNNGGDGLVLASILKNQGWPVSVTLLKSEPSSYLTKKMLAKWDDPIIPFVPEEAKRFDLVIDALFGAGMNRALPHIVEKFLEAAKRRIAIDLPSGVEGETGLFMGKVAPCEMSICFVRPRPAHYLSPALKICGKIKCADIAMPTSALKAVSPHIWHNDPSLWQLPTQHFDDHKYKRGVVSLVGGKDMPGAAHLSAAAARRVGAGMVRIVTSPEEAPYYRIGSAGLIIDDDLDTSLEDPRREVWICGPGLPHQKAGNVLKKLLDKRKSIIADAGALSWAAGDLSRLKGVKVITPHAGEFARLFPLGDKTRLKAAISAAKELDSVIVLKGEDTIIAAPDGRVAINSHASTALATAGTGDVLTGVIGALLSGGMHPWEASCAAVWIHGQAGQMAAKEYGGWPLAEDVVTFLGKSRHVAEQKMKKQ; from the coding sequence ATGTCTCATTCTCTATCGTTATCAGCTCCGATTCTTCACCCGAGGGCCTTACTCACGCCGGCGGAAACAAGAGAGATGGATCAAGCCGCCTCATTAAACATCGAAGACCTTATGGTTAATGCAGGTACAATGGCAGCCCGCATTATCAGGCAAAATTATAAACCATTGAAAATTCTGGTTGCCTGCGGACCAGGTAATAATGGCGGAGATGGACTAGTTCTGGCATCAATTTTAAAAAATCAGGGATGGCCAGTTTCTGTAACACTTTTGAAATCAGAGCCTTCTTCTTATCTGACAAAAAAGATGCTGGCTAAATGGGATGACCCAATTATCCCTTTTGTGCCCGAAGAGGCAAAGCGCTTTGATCTAGTCATAGATGCTCTTTTTGGAGCAGGTATGAATAGAGCACTTCCTCATATTGTTGAAAAATTTTTGGAAGCCGCAAAGCGGAGAATCGCAATCGACCTTCCTTCTGGAGTCGAGGGGGAGACGGGTTTATTTATGGGTAAGGTGGCTCCCTGCGAGATGAGTATCTGCTTTGTTCGTCCGAGACCGGCCCATTATCTTTCACCAGCGCTTAAAATTTGTGGCAAAATTAAATGTGCTGATATCGCTATGCCGACCTCTGCACTCAAAGCGGTTTCTCCGCATATTTGGCATAATGACCCAAGCTTATGGCAGCTTCCCACACAGCATTTTGACGACCATAAATATAAACGAGGAGTCGTTAGTCTTGTAGGCGGGAAAGACATGCCAGGAGCAGCCCACCTCTCAGCGGCGGCAGCACGACGCGTAGGGGCAGGTATGGTTAGAATCGTAACTTCCCCTGAAGAGGCTCCTTATTATCGTATTGGTTCAGCGGGGCTTATTATTGATGATGATCTTGATACCAGCTTAGAAGATCCCCGCCGTGAAGTTTGGATTTGTGGCCCTGGCTTGCCTCATCAAAAAGCAGGAAATGTTCTGAAAAAATTATTAGATAAAAGAAAAAGCATCATAGCAGATGCCGGCGCGTTAAGCTGGGCTGCTGGTGACTTGTCGCGCCTTAAAGGTGTGAAAGTTATCACCCCTCATGCTGGTGAGTTCGCGCGGCTTTTTCCACTTGGAGATAAAACACGTCTGAAAGCTGCCATCTCAGCAGCAAAAGAGCTCGATTCTGTAATAGTTTTAAAAGGGGAAGACACAATTATAGCTGCCCCAGATGGACGCGTCGCCATTAACAGTCACGCAAGTACAGCATTAGCTACGGCAGGAACAGGAGATGTCCTTACTGGTGTTATAGGTGCCTTATTGTCTGGGGGGATGCATCCATGGGAAGCAAGTTGTGCCGCTGTTTGGATTCACGGCCAGGCCGGACAAATGGCCGCAAAAGAATATGGGGGATGGCCTTTAGCTGAAGATGTGGTCACTTTTTTAGGAAAATCACGGCATGTGGCAGAGCAAAAAATGAAAAAACAATAA
- a CDS encoding SUF system Fe-S cluster assembly regulator, which yields MLRLSKLADYAVVVLIKLGQMEGLTTASILSAETGMPEPTVAKLLKGLAGQGIINSSRGARGGYSLASSLTEISIAQVIAAVDGPVMITACCDNNYCSHEVRCGLSAQWDRVNFILRHVLESISLADMCDPNFTMPAAMEPSQVLKETELEISE from the coding sequence GTGCTCAGACTATCAAAGCTTGCAGATTACGCTGTTGTTGTTCTCATTAAACTTGGTCAGATGGAAGGTTTGACAACAGCCTCAATTCTATCTGCTGAAACAGGCATGCCAGAACCTACAGTTGCAAAGCTTTTAAAGGGTCTGGCCGGTCAGGGTATCATCAATTCTTCTCGTGGGGCACGGGGAGGGTATAGTCTTGCTTCTTCACTGACTGAGATTTCAATAGCGCAGGTTATTGCTGCTGTTGATGGTCCCGTTATGATCACAGCATGTTGCGACAATAATTACTGCTCTCATGAAGTAAGATGCGGCCTTTCTGCCCAATGGGATAGGGTTAACTTTATTTTGCGCCATGTATTAGAAAGCATTAGCTTAGCAGATATGTGCGACCCCAATTTCACAATGCCAGCGGCAATGGAGCCTAGCCAAGTGCTGAAAGAAACTGAGCTAGAGATCTCGGAATAA
- the sufD gene encoding Fe-S cluster assembly protein SufD, translating to MSNALAWDSFERRAGKKALLTRDNFLPKRKTESWRYTPMQSLSSACLNEAERLNDTLIQTMLNELKLPQAESLVVFANGHRADSHTTLTPSLSFKKDLALKEEISVSPENFSFLLNSSLSQSGLNIIVPAHVKAGTLILVSLTEGGEISTHLRHKIILEEGASLTLLDLSYGNGAYVSNPVFLIECAKDAHLKHIKLQKEGPESHHLAFISASIDEGGNYESFTQQQGAKLARHEVKARLLGEHAIAHVNGVQLGEGQTHHDLTSLIIHEAPHCQSRQTVKTVLSDKATGVFQGKIFVEQKAQKTDGYQMNQALLLSETAQMNSKPELEIYADDVRCSHGATVGALDEEQLFYLQSRGIPKDQARSILIQAFLHESLSLLNESLLREYLIGSLAFHA from the coding sequence ATGTCAAATGCTTTAGCCTGGGATTCGTTTGAAAGGCGCGCTGGCAAAAAAGCGCTTCTTACCCGTGATAACTTTTTACCAAAGCGTAAAACTGAGTCATGGCGCTATACGCCAATGCAGTCTTTGAGTTCTGCTTGTTTAAATGAAGCTGAGCGCTTAAATGACACGCTTATACAAACAATGCTTAATGAGCTTAAGCTTCCCCAGGCGGAAAGTCTTGTAGTTTTTGCCAATGGGCATAGGGCTGATAGTCATACAACACTTACCCCTTCGCTTTCTTTTAAAAAAGACCTGGCATTGAAAGAAGAGATTTCTGTCTCACCTGAAAATTTTTCTTTTCTTTTAAATAGCTCTTTGTCTCAATCAGGATTGAATATCATTGTTCCGGCTCATGTGAAGGCAGGCACATTGATATTAGTGAGCCTAACTGAAGGCGGTGAGATTTCGACCCATTTAAGGCATAAAATAATTCTGGAAGAGGGGGCTTCCCTTACATTATTAGATTTGAGCTATGGAAATGGGGCTTATGTCTCCAACCCTGTTTTTTTAATTGAATGTGCTAAAGACGCACATCTCAAACATATAAAACTACAAAAAGAAGGACCAGAATCACACCATCTTGCTTTCATTTCAGCCTCTATTGATGAGGGGGGTAACTATGAAAGCTTTACCCAGCAGCAAGGTGCCAAACTTGCAAGACATGAAGTCAAAGCTAGGCTCTTAGGTGAACATGCGATAGCTCATGTTAATGGTGTGCAGCTTGGAGAAGGGCAAACACACCATGATTTGACCTCTCTCATTATTCATGAAGCGCCGCATTGCCAGTCACGTCAGACAGTTAAAACAGTTCTTTCTGATAAGGCGACAGGGGTTTTTCAGGGTAAAATCTTTGTTGAGCAGAAAGCTCAAAAAACTGATGGCTATCAGATGAATCAGGCCCTGCTGCTTTCTGAAACAGCTCAGATGAATAGCAAGCCCGAGCTCGAAATTTATGCTGACGATGTGCGCTGCTCTCACGGTGCTACGGTTGGTGCTCTGGATGAAGAACAGCTTTTTTATCTACAGTCACGTGGTATTCCTAAAGATCAAGCCCGTTCTATACTTATTCAAGCCTTCCTTCATGAGAGTTTGTCACTACTGAATGAGTCTCTTTTAAGGGAATATCTTATTGGGAGTCTGGCCTTTCATGCTTAA
- a CDS encoding HesB/IscA family protein, with the protein MADIKNSRSLPPIMTLTDRAASRLNKLYEGAEKGKVLRISVGTRGCSGLSYEMNFVDDSLPTDEKVEDKNLVLYIDQKATLFLIGTVMDYETKELESGFTFTNPNEKGRCGCGESFHV; encoded by the coding sequence ATGGCTGATATAAAGAATTCTCGATCTTTACCACCGATTATGACTCTGACCGATCGGGCAGCTTCACGCCTCAATAAACTTTATGAAGGTGCAGAAAAAGGTAAAGTTCTGCGTATTAGTGTTGGCACGCGGGGTTGCTCAGGTCTTTCATATGAAATGAATTTCGTCGATGATTCTTTGCCAACAGATGAAAAAGTAGAAGATAAAAATCTGGTTTTATATATCGACCAAAAAGCGACACTTTTTCTGATCGGCACAGTAATGGATTATGAAACGAAAGAGCTCGAATCAGGCTTTACATTTACAAATCCAAATGAAAAAGGACGCTGTGGTTGTGGAGAAAGTTTTCACGTGTGA
- a CDS encoding DUF59 domain-containing protein yields the protein MTDKNTEAFHENVESDKPVLENNDQSSKEIGLPDQDDVIAAISTVYDPEIPVNVYELGLIYTIDLHDDGRVEIEMSLTAPNCPSAQELPEMIRLAVLAAPKVSSVEVRIVWDPPWDMSRMSDDARLALNLF from the coding sequence ATGACGGATAAAAATACGGAAGCTTTCCATGAAAATGTGGAATCAGATAAGCCTGTTTTGGAGAATAATGATCAGTCTTCCAAAGAAATTGGTTTGCCTGATCAAGATGACGTCATTGCAGCTATTTCGACCGTTTACGATCCCGAAATTCCAGTTAATGTTTATGAATTAGGGCTGATTTACACAATTGATTTGCATGATGATGGGCGTGTTGAAATTGAGATGTCCCTCACAGCGCCTAATTGCCCAAGCGCACAAGAGCTCCCTGAAATGATTAGACTAGCTGTTTTGGCAGCACCTAAAGTTTCGTCAGTAGAGGTAAGAATCGTTTGGGACCCACCATGGGATATGAGCCGTATGAGTGATGATGCGCGTCTGGCGCTTAATTTATTTTGA
- the sufC gene encoding Fe-S cluster assembly ATPase SufC, translating into MTSFLNIRDLRAQIEADEGTKQILKGINLDLPKGEVHAIMGPNGSGKSTLSYVLAGREDYEVTAGGVDFKGQDLLACTPEERAALGIFLAFQSPIELPGVNNANFLRTAVNAVLKARGEKEMDAVSFLKLVREETRHLTMSPEMLKRAVNVGFSGGEKKRNEVLQMRLLKPSLAILDETDSGLDIDALRIVAQGVNSLRGPEFSALVITHHQRLLDYIVPDRVHVMAQGRIIHSGGPEIAKQLEKHGYKEFLEAAG; encoded by the coding sequence ATGACTAGTTTTCTCAACATTCGTGATCTTAGAGCACAGATTGAAGCTGATGAGGGCACTAAGCAGATCCTTAAAGGTATCAATCTTGACCTTCCCAAAGGTGAAGTGCATGCCATTATGGGGCCTAATGGTTCTGGAAAATCTACTCTTTCTTACGTGCTTGCAGGGCGTGAAGATTATGAAGTCACTGCAGGTGGAGTGGATTTTAAAGGACAGGATCTTCTTGCCTGCACACCTGAAGAGCGTGCTGCATTAGGAATATTTTTGGCTTTTCAGTCTCCAATAGAGCTTCCCGGCGTTAATAATGCGAATTTTTTACGCACGGCGGTTAATGCAGTGCTTAAAGCACGGGGCGAGAAAGAAATGGATGCAGTTTCTTTCTTGAAACTAGTCAGAGAAGAAACACGCCATCTCACAATGTCGCCTGAAATGCTCAAAAGAGCGGTTAATGTCGGCTTTTCAGGCGGTGAGAAAAAGCGTAATGAAGTTCTGCAAATGAGGTTGCTAAAGCCTTCTTTAGCTATTCTTGATGAAACTGATAGCGGATTAGATATTGATGCTTTGCGCATTGTTGCACAGGGAGTCAACTCGCTTCGTGGTCCAGAATTTTCTGCCTTGGTTATTACACATCATCAACGTCTGCTAGATTACATTGTGCCAGATCGTGTTCATGTGATGGCACAGGGGCGTATTATTCATAGCGGCGGGCCAGAAATTGCTAAGCAGCTAGAAAAGCACGGTTATAAAGAATTTCTTGAGGCAGCGGGGTGA
- a CDS encoding DEAD/DEAH box helicase, which translates to MTDEEKLPSVDQGKEEKPAPKKQRATRTKSTSSTKKTKKTAALDIDQTASADEPIELPWFSDEVSEEPKPKKSRTSKAATKPKKETTLSKAPSKAPSRRKKQSAAQDISKEVVASVDQEIIQDATQNSEQKSAEPGNLPEDVKDVTTKSTAFDALGLSQPILNAIIDIGYTNPTPIQEQAIPQVLAGHDVLGVAQTGTGKTASFTLPLLEKLSNSRARARMPRSLILEPTRELALQVADNFKLYGKNLRLNHALLIGGNSMNDQRDLLNRGVDVLIATPGRLIDLFDRGGLLLMQTDLLVIDEADRMLDMGFIPDIERIVSLLPRSRQTLFFSATMAPEIRRLADAFLTNPKEITVARQSSVATTITERLCIVDKANKPKALRKALQDKNVENAIIFCNRKRDVDETLAYLKRNRFSVGHLHGDLTQSLRFSTLERFRAGEIKILVCSDVAARGIDISGLSHVFNYDLPFNAEDYVHRIGRTGRAGKEGFALSFALPDEHHLLEAIEQLTGKVIEYTTLKGIPTAEWHDDSVTAVPKKKKEPTKALNDKEDNIDVTRDVLPENVPETRSSGNGEKKNHRTQSRKGLLPPMPEHDGPQIGFGSAIPAFMKISFTLDPQILSSNE; encoded by the coding sequence ATGACTGATGAGGAAAAGCTGCCTTCTGTGGATCAGGGCAAAGAAGAAAAACCTGCTCCTAAAAAGCAACGCGCGACACGAACAAAGTCGACCAGCTCTACGAAAAAAACAAAAAAAACGGCGGCTTTAGACATTGACCAAACGGCATCAGCTGATGAACCAATAGAGCTTCCCTGGTTTTCGGACGAAGTTAGCGAAGAGCCTAAGCCTAAAAAAAGCCGCACATCTAAAGCAGCAACTAAGCCCAAAAAAGAGACGACACTTTCTAAAGCACCATCAAAAGCCCCCTCTCGCCGGAAAAAACAGTCAGCAGCGCAGGATATTTCTAAAGAAGTCGTAGCATCTGTCGATCAGGAAATAATTCAGGATGCCACACAAAATAGTGAGCAAAAGAGCGCTGAGCCTGGCAATCTGCCTGAGGACGTTAAAGACGTTACAACAAAATCAACCGCTTTTGACGCTTTAGGATTATCCCAACCTATTTTAAACGCCATTATTGATATTGGTTATACTAACCCCACCCCCATACAAGAACAGGCTATTCCTCAGGTTTTAGCAGGGCATGATGTTTTAGGCGTTGCCCAGACGGGAACAGGAAAGACTGCTTCTTTCACACTCCCATTACTAGAAAAACTTTCTAATTCTCGTGCAAGAGCACGCATGCCACGGTCTCTCATTTTAGAACCAACGAGAGAGCTTGCTCTGCAAGTCGCTGATAATTTTAAACTTTACGGTAAAAATCTCCGCCTTAATCATGCTTTACTTATTGGCGGTAATAGCATGAATGACCAACGTGACCTTCTTAATCGTGGTGTAGATGTTTTAATAGCAACACCAGGACGATTGATTGATCTTTTCGATCGCGGTGGTTTACTCCTCATGCAAACTGATTTGCTCGTCATAGATGAAGCAGATCGCATGCTTGATATGGGATTTATTCCTGACATTGAGCGTATTGTTTCTTTGCTGCCTCGTTCAAGACAGACACTTTTTTTCTCTGCTACAATGGCTCCCGAAATTCGCCGTCTTGCAGATGCATTTCTTACTAACCCAAAAGAAATCACTGTTGCTCGTCAATCCTCGGTAGCAACGACCATTACAGAGCGGCTTTGCATAGTTGATAAAGCGAATAAGCCAAAAGCTCTAAGAAAGGCCTTGCAAGATAAAAACGTTGAAAATGCGATTATTTTTTGTAATCGCAAACGTGATGTTGACGAGACTCTGGCTTATTTAAAGCGCAATCGTTTTTCTGTGGGACATTTACATGGAGATCTGACTCAGTCATTGCGTTTTTCAACTCTTGAGCGTTTTCGCGCAGGAGAGATTAAAATCCTCGTATGTTCTGATGTCGCCGCTCGTGGCATTGATATTAGCGGATTATCGCACGTTTTTAATTACGACTTGCCATTTAACGCCGAAGATTACGTCCACCGTATTGGTCGAACAGGAAGAGCTGGAAAAGAGGGTTTTGCCCTTAGCTTTGCGCTTCCCGATGAGCATCATCTTCTAGAAGCTATTGAGCAACTTACAGGGAAAGTCATTGAATATACCACTTTAAAAGGTATCCCAACGGCAGAATGGCATGATGATTCTGTGACGGCTGTGCCCAAAAAGAAAAAAGAGCCGACAAAAGCTCTCAATGACAAAGAAGATAATATTGACGTAACGCGTGATGTGTTGCCAGAAAATGTTCCTGAGACTCGATCTTCCGGCAATGGAGAGAAGAAAAACCACCGGACTCAGTCTCGCAAAGGGCTTTTACCACCTATGCCGGAACATGATGGGCCTCAAATTGGCTTTGGTAGCGCCATACCCGCCTTTATGAAAATAAGCTTTACGCTAGATCCTCAAATTCTTTCTTCTAACGAATGA
- a CDS encoding class I SAM-dependent RNA methyltransferase — MTINKSQNWHVIERLGSSGDGACLIDGTLHYVPGVLPGEKVRLSFDGHIKSILELQNASPDRATPSCSLFGLCGGCSLQHVSLPALLKWKTERIVAALKQVGFTNLPDAEQFQSQPKTRRRMDFALQRIDGGIILGLHQRAGNPVNMTECSLLHPDLFKLLDPLRECLAQIGALTGSGGLFVNLLDTGPDLLLEIPAQLSSSDKAKLADFARQANIARISWRSKLGDEPETIVQWKPVFHHFGSVKVAIPPGAFLQVSQDAENALVSAVLKGLPSFNKKDIAHELYAGNGTFSFALGERTRVFAYEGSKDAFEALKLASHGTRVEAHHRDLKRQPLLPQDLKTSRVVILDPPFVGAGKQMDFLAQSAVKDVIYVSCNPNILIKDLMPLQKSGFEVLQVSVIDQFLWSADTETVVTLTRDQKRLKKARKNAC, encoded by the coding sequence ATGACCATAAATAAAAGCCAGAATTGGCACGTTATTGAACGCTTGGGATCTTCGGGAGATGGAGCGTGCCTTATTGATGGCACGCTCCATTATGTTCCTGGCGTTTTACCTGGAGAGAAAGTTCGTCTTTCTTTTGATGGCCATATTAAAAGCATTTTAGAGCTCCAAAACGCGTCTCCTGATCGCGCAACTCCATCTTGCTCGCTCTTTGGGCTTTGCGGAGGGTGCTCGCTTCAGCATGTAAGCCTACCTGCACTCTTAAAGTGGAAAACTGAACGTATCGTTGCTGCATTAAAACAGGTTGGTTTTACTAATCTGCCAGATGCTGAACAATTTCAATCTCAGCCAAAGACGCGGCGGCGCATGGATTTTGCTCTTCAGCGCATAGATGGAGGCATAATTTTGGGCCTGCATCAACGTGCGGGCAATCCGGTCAATATGACAGAGTGTTCTTTATTACACCCTGATCTTTTTAAATTATTAGATCCTCTAAGAGAATGTCTTGCACAAATTGGCGCTTTGACTGGTTCAGGCGGCTTGTTTGTTAATTTATTAGACACTGGACCAGATCTCTTATTAGAAATACCAGCCCAGCTTTCAAGCTCTGATAAAGCGAAATTAGCCGATTTTGCTCGGCAAGCTAATATTGCGCGTATTTCATGGCGTTCGAAATTAGGTGACGAACCTGAAACTATCGTTCAGTGGAAACCTGTTTTTCATCATTTTGGCTCTGTTAAAGTTGCCATCCCTCCCGGTGCTTTTTTACAGGTGTCACAAGATGCAGAAAACGCTTTAGTTTCGGCTGTTTTAAAAGGGCTTCCCAGCTTTAATAAAAAAGATATCGCTCATGAGCTTTATGCTGGGAATGGTACTTTTTCTTTCGCTTTAGGTGAAAGAACTCGTGTTTTTGCCTATGAAGGTAGCAAAGATGCTTTTGAAGCTCTTAAACTCGCTTCACACGGAACGAGAGTTGAAGCGCATCACCGCGACCTCAAACGCCAGCCTCTTTTACCTCAAGACTTAAAGACATCTCGCGTTGTTATTTTAGATCCCCCTTTTGTAGGGGCTGGAAAACAAATGGATTTTCTGGCGCAATCGGCAGTTAAAGACGTGATTTATGTAAGCTGCAATCCAAATATTTTGATTAAGGATTTAATGCCACTCCAAAAGTCAGGGTTTGAAGTTTTACAGGTAAGCGTTATTGATCAATTTTTATGGTCTGCTGATACTGAAACCGTCGTTACACTCACGCGGGATCAGAAACGCTTGAAAAAAGCTAGAAAGAATGCTTGCTAA